The Salicibibacter halophilus DNA window GATCTCGTCGTTGACGGGCGTGACAAAGGCTCGGAAAAAGAACAAGGGTACTACGTCGGTGCCACGATTTTTGACAACGTCAATACCGACATGACCATCTGGCAAGACGAAATTTTCGCGCCGGTGCTCAGTGTTGTGCGTGTCCGTGACCTAGATGAAGCGATCGCGGTGACGAATCACTCACGGTTCGCGAATGGAGCGGTAATCTACACGTCAAACGGGAAAGAGGCGCAAACGTTTCGCGACCGTATCGATGCCGGCTTAATCGGCGTCAACGTCAACGTACCCGCGCCGATGGCGTTCTTCGCCTTCGCCGGCAACAAAGCCTCCTTTTATGGAGACTTGGGCACAAATGGCAAAGACGGCGTGCAGTTTTATACAAGAAAGAAAGTCGTTACGGAACGGTGGTATTAAAAAAGAAGAAAGTAGCTTACAAGTCTATTGGGGCTTGTAAGCTATTTTTGTATGAAAAATCCTCAAGATCGTGTTCTGCGGTCTCAAAGTGTTGTTTTGGAGTCAGAAGAGTCCTCAGTACGGTGTTCTGCGGCCTCAAAGGGTTGCTCTGGAGTCAGATGAGTCCACAGGATGGTGTTCTGTGGACTCAAAACGTTGCTCGTGAGCCGAATTAGTCCGCAAATGCAACAAAACATCCTTTGTTTTGGGCAGGTATAAATGGCATTATGGTGACGTGAAGCCATTCATGACCTCTTAACGTTGTTGGTGGTTTCCGTTTAAGATTACGAAAAGCTGGGCATCCGATCTGTTTTCGATACTCGCATCGTTTTCAGAACGTATACCGAGGTGCTAAGAACATCCCTCAATATCCACCCCATATATCCAACATTTCCCATGTTGCCGCCCAATTTTTTTTCAACACCCTTTCCCTGTACACAGCTAGTCGCGCTTCTGATTCTCTGAAAAAAGGGGTGGGTCGCACCGCTCCTTGAAGCACGTCCTCCACCCCGCAAGGCGCAGCAAGTATCACTCGTCCAGTGGCATCCAGTTTAATACCAAGAGCTGTCGCCGTTTCCGGAAATTTTGATATAGCATCAACGGAGGAGGTGTAAGGTGGGTCGTCGTTTACAAGGTGCATTCTCGCTTGGTTTTTCACAGACCAAGGAACGAGAGGAAGCACATTTCTCAAGTGTTCCTCCCGCTTTTTTTCTTCACTCTCATCGAGATTCTCGGGATCAAAATAGATGACATCCACGTCCGGCAATGGCGTCCGCTTGCGAAAACCATGCAATGTGTCCCATATTTTCGAGCGGATAAAGCCGGCTGAGACCCAGCCATCAGGAAGCTGCAAATCTCTTACCGCCTCTAAAATCTTCATCATCCATCGGTCACATTCAATTAAATGAATAACGTCCGCTTCGCTATGAAGCTTCAAAAAACCGTTTCACCATCGCGTCTGACACATCTTCCAAGCGTTTGTACGTATAGTCCGGACTTTGATTTTTCTTGAAAATGACTGCTTCCACGCCTTTGTAAAAATCGTCAAGCTCGAGAAAGCGACCGGCAATCACGAGGTCCATTTCCAACGTCTCGGCGAGGGATTTATTTTCACTGTCGATCATATGTTTCAATGTCACTTTTTCGGACAGTGGTGACTTCGATAGCAGTGTTTCTCGAGTTTCCGTCGCGAATGCCCCGTCTCCGCTTTCTAATTTTTCCACGATCCCCTCAACCGTATCTGCATGAAAATAATGATCGATATCGGCTTGTATGGAAGCAAGGGTCGCTTCCTCTTCCGGCCTACGGTTCTGTTCGGCGAGTATGTGATCGAGCTTGCCTGTTGGATCCTTCTCGTTTACCCAATCGATCTCGCTCAATTGATCAAGCAGCTTCGCTAATTCCGTGACATAATGATCGGCCGCGCCGATATAAAGCACGTCCGCAGCTTTAATCGTCGTCGAGGTCAAGGCAAGATAACGCCCGGCATGTCCCGGAGCCTGGTTTAAAAGATGGACAGCGCCCACATCCGGAAAGAATCCAATGTTCATTTCCGGCATCGCCCATTTTGTGCGGGGTGTAACGATACGGTGGCTCGCTCCTTGTGTTAGACCGACACCGCCGCCCATAACAACGCCATCAAGGCATGCGACAATCGGCTTCGGGTATTCCTTCACCATCAAATCAACTTTATACTCTTCTTTAAAAAATTCCCTTGCCTTCGCGAAGGCTTCCCCGCCGTTTTGTGCCTCTGATAACGTTTTAATGTCACCGCCGGCGCAGAACCCTTTTTCTCCGGCGCCTTCCATGATAATTACTTGTATGGAATCATCTTCCCGCCAAGCTTCCAATTGCTCGCCGATCGCGACAATCATGTCGATAGTTAATGAATTCAGTGCTTTTGGCCGATTTAAAGTGATCGTTGCCAATCCTTTTTCGTTTGTTGAAAATGTAACTTCGTTCGTCATGGCTACCTCCTATGAATGTCGAAAATTTGGGGTGCGTTTGTCGATAAATGCCTGGACGCCTTCTTTTCCGTCATCGCTGCAGAAGAGTTCGCCAAAAAATTGCCGCTCAAGTTCCAAACTGTCTTCCGTTGAACCATCAACCCCCTTCATGATGACTTCTACCGCGCGTTCGATGCTCGTCATGCTTTTGCCTTCAATTAATTGTTCTGCAAAAGCGTAGGCATCCTGCCGAATGGATTCGCCCGGGACTACGCGTTGGATGAGTCCGAGTTCAGCAGCTTCATCAGCTTTCATGTTCTTGCTTGTTAAAATATATTCCATGGCTGTCGCCGCGCCTAAATACCGGCGTAGACGTTGCGTACCGCCAAAAGAAGGAATTAATCCGAGTTTTAGTTCCGGCAGCCCGAGTACAGCCTCTTCGGCTGCGAAGCGATAGTGGCAGGCCATGGCTATTTCGAGGCCTCCGCCTAAAGCCGCCCCGTTAATCGCCGCAATGACCGGTTTTTTTGACTGCTCGATCTCATCGCAAAGGTCTTGGCCCGCCTTGGCGATCGCCTCTGCTTTCGGTGCATCGTCAAAGGCGTCCGTAAATTTTTTAATGTCGGCACCGGCAACGAAGAAGCGTCCGGCGCCTGTCAAAACAATCGCCCGGGTGTCTGGATCATTGGACAATGTTTTAAATACACCCCGCAACTCATTGACCGAGTCCGGCGACAATGTATTTGCCGGGGGATGATCAATTTCCACTGTCGTAACAAAAGATTCGGTGGTTACGTTTACATATTCGTAGTTAGCCATAAAAAATACCTCCTTGTATAACCTGAATAAATGCAAAAATTATGCCAAATGAACACCTTTTACTATAGCGTTTTCATTTCTATTATACATGGATTTTCTATGGGTTGGCAAAGAAGTATGATATCATGGATTCATAGAAAAATTGCAACAGAGGAGGTCACCGATGAGTCAAACGGTAGGGTTTATCGGCATCGGCGTGATGGGGAAAAGCATGGCAAAACATATTTTGGACGCCGGCTACCCGGTGCTTGTCTACACAAGAACGAAAGCGAAAGCGGATGATCTTGTCGCGAGCGGCGCCACTTGGAAGGATTCCGTGCAAGAACTCGCATCCGAGGCTGATGTTGTCATTACGATGATCGGGTACCCGAAGGATGTGGAAGATGTTTACTTTTCAGAAAATGGGTTACTCGCACATATGAAAAAGGACGCTACGTTGATCGATATGACAACGTCGAAACCGTCCTTAGCGAAAAAAATTGCGGCAGCGGCAAAAGAAAAATCAGGCGCGGCTTTGGATGCTCCCGTTTCCGGCGGTGACGTAGGCGCCCGCAACGGCAAACTTGTCATCATGGTTGGCGGCGATGAGGATGCCTACGAGCAATGCCTTCCATTATTTGAAACGATGGGGGAAAACATACAACATTTAGGACCTGCCGGCAGCGGGCAGCATACGAAAATGTGTAACCAAATTGCCGTGGCTGCCAGCATGATCGGGGCGGCAGAAGCGATGGGTTATGCAAAAGAAGCAGGCCTTGACCAGGAAAAAGTATTAAAGAGCATTTCAACGGGCGCCGGCGGCAGCTGGACGTTGCAAAATTTGGCGCCGCGAATGTTAAAAGAAGACTTCGCCCCCGGCTTTTATGTCAAACATTTTATCAAAGATATGGAGATCGCCATTGAAGAATCCGAGCAAATGAAGGAAGGTTTGCCCGGCGTCGAATTGGTCAAATCCTTGTATGATAAACTGGTTGAACAAGGGGAAGAAAACAGCGGCACGCAATCGATCTATAAACTCTGGTAATAAGGAAGAGAAGATGAAACGTTTAAAAGATAAAAAAGCGATTGGAATGTTTATTCTCTCCATCATTTTTGCGGCGATCGCCGCGATTTTTGCCGTATATGGAAACGTACTTTGGGTCGTTACGTTGGTCGTTTCGCAAGTCGTCCTGATCATGGCGTTTCGCCGCATTTTTTTGCTTGAAAGGTACTCCGAGTAACGGGGTATCTTTCTCATTTTGACAGACTGACTGTCCGGACGGTATAATACTGATCAGGAAAAGAGTTGATGATCATGTCAAAACGAGAAGAAATCTTAAAAGCTGCGGCAAAGACTGTTTCCAATGTGGGCATTGGCAATGTGACCCTTGAACAGGTCGCCGAGGAAGCAGGCATCAGCAAAGGTGGATTACTGTATCATTTTCCGAGCAAGCAGGCGCTCCTTGAAGGGATGGTGGCCTATGTGTTTAAACGCTCGAATGAATCTATTGCTGAATTTGAAAAAGCGCATGATTTTTCCCTCAGTTACGTGTTATCTACGTTAAGTGACGTGGACCACAGGAATGACATTTCAACAATGGACAAAAGCGCCATTATGGCCATCGCCAACGATCGTGACTTGTTAGCTCCTATGCAGCAGCAATACAGTGAGTGGATGCAACGTTTGCGCGCGGAAAACAGCGAGGAAGCTGCGGTCATTATTCGCTTGATTACGAGTGGTTTATGGTTTGAGAACTTGTTTGACATTCACCTGCGCGGGAACCAAGATCGCGAGCATGTCTTGAATGTCGTGAAAGCGTTAATGGAAGAAGAGTAAAAGCTTCTGTTTGAATGAAACTGACCGTCCAGACGGTTTAAAAGAAGGTGAACACCAATGATTTATGTTGTATTGTTTGCTGCCATTGTGATTGCGTCTGTTGGGGATGCAGCTTTAAAAAAATCAGAAGGTTTTCAACGGTTGGGCCCGGCATTCGCGGGTGTGATGATTTATTTTCTCACCTTTTACCTGCTTTCGCTCATCGTAACTGAGCTCCCAATCAGTGTAACGTATGCAACGTGGAGCGGAATCGGCGTTATATTGACCGCTATCGTAGGCGTGTTCGTATTTAAGGAAAAATTGAACAAAAAGACCGCCCTCTCGATGGGAGTGCTCATCGTCGGCGTTGTCCTTTTAAATGTTTAGGGAGGGAAACGTGATGGGAAAGTACAAAGGATGGATCCTACTCATCATCGCGATTATTTTTGAAGTGATCGCGACGACGAATGTAAAATTGGCCGACGGCTTTACGAACACGTGGCCGACCGTGTTCGTTTTTTTGGGGCTGTTGGGCGCCATCTATTTTCTTTCCAAGTCTTTCATATACATTCCTTTGGCGGTCGCCTATGCTGTCTGGGTAGGAGTAGGGACCAGCGGTGTCGCGCTGATTGGACTTTTCGCTTTTGATGAAACGTTTGGCCTTTCACGCATCATAGGTCTCGTTCTTGTTATCATAGGGGTGAGCGCGATCACTTTATTTTTAAATGAAAAAGACGAAAGCGGCAGCAAATCACTGGGAAAGGAGTTTTAAAAGATGCAGTCGATCACAGGGAAAACAGCATTAATCACCGGAGCGGGACGTGGCATCGGCCGCGCATTGGCCCATGCGTTCGCGCGCGAAGGTGTGCACGTGGCTCTGATGGGCAGAACGGGAGCGAACGTGGAAAACGTGGCCAATGAATTGGCTGAGTACGATGTGAAAACAGTGAGCGTTCAAGCCGATGTTTCTAATGGAGGCGAGGTGAAGGATGCTGTTCAACAAGTGAAAGATACGCTCGGGGAAATCGATATTTTGATTAATAATGCCGGTATCGGGAAGTTTGGTCGTTTTTTGGATCTAAGCGAAGAGGACTGGCGGAATGTTTGGGATGTGAACGTCATGGGCATTTACCATGTGACCCACGCGGTGCTCCCGGATATGGTCGAGCGCCAGGCCGGAGAAATTGTCAACATCTCTTCGACGTCCGGTCTCCGTGGCACCGTAGGTTCCAGCGCATACAGTGCTTCGAAATTCGCGGTGCTTGGGCTTACAGAGTCATTAATGAGAGAAATGAGACAAGAAAACATCCGCGTCCAAGCGATCAGCCCGAGCAAAGTGATCACCGATTTTGCGTCTGATCACAACTTGAGCGATGGAACAGAAGACAGCGAGCACTTTATGCAAGCAGAAGACTTGGCGGATGTGGTTGTTTCTCAATTGAAACTTCACCCGCGTATGTTCGTGAAAAACTCCGAACTGTGGGCGACGAACCCAAAATAAATAGTTGCAATAAGGTTGTTCGACCCGTCTTCTTTTAGGCGGGTCGTTTCATGTAAATCGCTCCGTTTTTCGGTCTATGAACGAATATCAGCAGGTTAGGCGTTTCGGCACAAGGAAGACACCATTAGCTATGACTAACCCGGAACGAAAACGATTGCTCGCCTGTGAACACCCCTTCATTAAATCGTCGTTCCACGAAGGTTACGTTTTTCTGGTTGTCGATAAGAAGCACCGTAGAGGCGCGGGTTCCATAATTTTCTGTATGAATAAATAAAGGGGAAAGCTGCCTTTCAAAGTCGGGATCAATGCCTGTTGCCGGCAATTCTTCGACTGGCGCTTGCTCTGTATCGGAAAGCATCTGAAATAATGGTTCTGTTTTGATTTCACTGGCTTGTGTTGCATATACGTTTAATGTTTGTTTTCCTTTTATGACTTTCGGCCACGGCGTGTTTAAGGAATCATTGCTCAACCCGTGGGCCCCGGGGTTCACTTTGTTCAATTCATTGTGGACATTATTATAGTGATACATCTCGTCGAGGGTTCCGGCGATCACGTTATAACCGGTGTAAGATTCACGATGTTCCCGCAAGGATTCCACAAACTCCTTTGGAGACCAGTCTTCCGTTAAAAATTGTTTTACGATTTCTCCCCGGGAAGCTTTGCCGGGATCGATTTGTTGCGGGTCACGAAAATTGGTTAATGCCGCGAATTTCCCCTGTTTTGTGATGCCAAGCCATGTTCCTTTTTGCACAAGATCGCGACCGGCGAGTAGTTCAGGTTCGTCTTCCCAGAAATGGGCCGGCGCTGTCGGGCGTTCGTAGAACTCATCGCGATTTGCGGCAATGATGAGTGGGTAATGTTTATGGGCTTTCCACTGGAAATTAATGAGACACATCGCATTTATCTCTCCTATCACTATGAGCATAGAGTTTATGCGCTTGTGTCGCAAGCAATCTGTTCTGTAACGTTCACTTCCTTAAAAAGCATGATAGAATAGAAGGGTTAGTTCAAAAAGTTTAGGGCGGATAAAGATGATCTGGGAATTATTGTTTATTTTCTTCATAGTTTTGATTGGCGCTTTTGTGCAGGGCGCGAGCGGCTTCGGTCTTGGTTTGGTCGTGATGGGGTTCCTCCCCTTTATTTTAACCGTAAAAGAAAGCACATTACTCGTGTTATCGTTTTTAGCTGCAACAGCTTTAATTATTCTTTTTAAAAATTACCGGTCGGTGCAACTAAAAGGATTAATGATGTTTGTGGTTGCATCTTTTGCAGGGCGAATCATTTCTTTTTTTGTGTTAACCACCTATGGCGAACTGGACATTTTAAGAATATGGCTGGGTATTTTTCTCATTGCGCTTGTCGTTTACTTATATTTTAATAACAAAAGAAATGTAAGCTTAAAAAAAATCAATAAATTGGTGCCGATCAGTCTCGGTATGCTCAATGGTTTTTTCGGAGGGCTCTTCGCAGTCGGAGGCACGTTTCTCGTCATCTATTGTTTATACTTGTATAAAGAAGACAAACATCGTTATACAGCGAACGTGCAAATTGTTACATTAATCACATCTTCCTTTTCATTGCTTCTGCATGGCGTGAATGGAGATTTTACCTTGTCGTTTCTTTTTTATTTTGCCATTGGAATCGTGAGTGTCATTGTCGGGGCCGTATTGGGCTTACGATGGTTTGAAAAATTGCCGACGTACATGATCCGAACCATCGCGATGATTCTTGTGCTGGTCGCGGGTCTTAATTTAATCTTGTTTTCATAAAAAACGCCTCGTCCCGGAAAGGAGCGAGGCGCTATTCCTTTTTACATAGTTGTTTTCCCTTTTTCATAGGTTCGTATTTCATTGAATCGTTTCGTTTCTTTCACGACAACGCCTGATAAGAGCAAGAGTCCGATGAGGTTTGGAACTGCCATCAAGGCGTTAAAGATATCCCCGAGATTCCAGACGGTATCGAGTGACAACGTTGCTCCGGGCAGAATTGCCAAAACGAAAACGATACGGTACACCATTGTAAAGTTGGTGCCGGCAAGATAGGTGAAACATTTTTCGCCGAAATACGCCCAACCGAGAATGGTCGAGTAAATAAAAAACAGTAACGTTACCGCAACAATGACACTTCCGAAGGCGGGAAGCAATTCATCAAAGGATTGCGCGGTAAGGGCTGCGCCTTCAATATCAATCATGTACATGTCCGCCATTACGAGGGCGAGCCCTGTGACGGTACAAACGATAATCGTGTCAATGAACACTTGTGTCATGGAAATCAATGCCTGGCGGGCAGGGACATCGGTACGGGCAGCGGCAGCGGCAATCCCGCCGGTACCAAGGCCTGCTTCGTTGGAAAACAACCCGCGGGCGACCCCCATTTGGATCACTGTGCCAATTGCGCCGCCGGCTACTGCCTGTCCGGTGAAGGCATCGGTAAAGATTAAGGCAAAGGCGCCTCCAACGGCATCTGCATTGAAAACAACCAGGAAAACACCAGCAGCGACGTATACAACGATCATAAACGGAACGATAAAGGCTACCACTCGTCCGATACTCTTGATCCCACCGATGATAACCAAGCCGATTAGAACCATGAAGACAACACCGGTGAGCCAGAATGGAACGTTAAAGACATCATTGGCAACGTCCGCGGCAGCGTTGGCTTGAATCATGTTACCGATACCGAAAATGGCGGCAAATACGGCGAAAAAGGCAAATAGAACAGCTAGCCACTTTTGGCCCAGCCCTTTTTCAATATAATACATCGGTCCCCCGGACATTTCTCCGCGGGCATTTTCCTGTCGATATTTAATGCCGAGAATCGCCTCGGAGTATTTCGTGGCCATCCCGACAAGAGCCGTCATCCACATCCAAAAGACGGCGCCCGGTCCCCCCGCAACGACGGCGGTGGCAACACCAACGACGTTTCCGGTTCCGACCGTTGCGGCAAGAGAAGTCATCAGTGCCTGAAAATGGCTGATGTCCCCTTTGGATTCTTTGTCTTGTTTGGAAAAAGTAAGTTTAAACGCGTAAGGCAACATGCGAAAAGAATAAAAAGCCAAGCGAATCGTTAAGTATACACCCGTACCCACGAGCAAAAGAATCAGTGGCAAACCCCAGACAAAATCACTGATTTCACCCGTTATGTTTTCGAACCATTCGAGCATGTTAAGCCCCCTTTTGATAGTGATCTTTTCTAATCTTAAAGCAATTTTACAGAAATGTGAATAGTTTGTGTGAGATTTCCTGCCTTCCTGTTTTAAGGGACTCCTTCAAATGTCTGCTTTTTTCATTTGTCGTTTTTTTTATATTTTTGTATAGTTGGAGTACAGCAAACGAATGAGTCCTTTTTCCAATAGGAGTTGAAACCGTGTTTATAGGTATCGCAATAGCCCTTCTTTTGTGTGCTTCTGCTTTTTTTTCCGGAAGTGAAACCGCGATGACGGCTGCAAACCGCACAAAAGTCCAAACAAGAGCGGAAAATAATGACCGGAAATCGCAAAAACTTTTGCAAACACTGTCCAAACCGGATGAATTTATCACCGGTATACTTATCAGCAATAATGTGGTCAACATTATTTTGCCGACGCTTGTAACGATGGTAGCGATTGACTTAGGGTTTAACGTCGGAGTTGCAACGTTTCTATTAACGGTTACGTTAATCGTTTTTTCCGAAGTCATGCCCAAATCGATTGCCGCCACATTTCCGGACCGGCTTGCTTACACCGTTTTTCCCCTTATTCGTTTTGTATTATGGTTCTTAAAGCCGTTTATTTACCTGCTGTCAAAATTGACGAGAGCGGTTACGAAAGTGTTGTCGAAAGACGAAGACGGAGCATCCTCGATCTCGAAAGAAGAATTGCGGACAATGGTGGATATTGCCCAAATCGAAGGGGCATTTGCCCAAGGCGAAAGCCACCGCATCAAAGGTGTGTTGGACTTTTATAACCTAAATGTTCGCGATGCCATGAAAACCCCTCGCGTCGAAATTGTCGGTATACGTCAGGATGCTTCCTATAAAGAAGCGCGTGATGTTATTCTTGCAAATCGATTTACTCGTTACCCAATTTATCGCGATGACATGGATTCCATTATCGGTGTTTTTCATTCCAAAGGGTTGATCTATTGGTCCGTTGATCTCGATCAGGAAATGACGAAACTCTCGGACATGTCCCCGATGTTTGTCCATGAATTTCAACCGATTGAGCAAGTATTTCGCCAGATGTCGAAAGAACAAAAACATTTGGCGATTGTTCTTGATGAATACGGGGGGACGGTCGGCCTTCTCAGCCATGAAGACATCATTGAGACGATGATCGGCCAGGAAATTGAGGATGAGACAGACTTGGGGAATGATCGATTAATTGAAAGCATAACGGATACCACGATCATATGTAACGGCAAACTTACGTTACGGCGATTGAATACAGTGTTTAATACGGCTATTCCGGAAAAAGAAGATGTACTCGCGGCATTTATTTTGAACGAGCTTGAGTATATCCCGATGGAAGGAGATGCTTTCGAATATCAAAATCTAATGTTTACGGTTTTAACGGTAGAAGACGCGACATTAAAACGGGTTGAAATTGAAAAACTGCCGGCAGAAGAAGAGGAAGGATCGTGAATCCATCGTTTCCGATCCAGTGATATAGGGAATGGAAACCGGGGAGGTGATGCACGTGTCTCAATTCGGAGGATTTTGGGCCCGGTTTGCAGCGCTTTTGCTAGATGGGATATTGATTGGCATAGTGGTCATGTTAGCCATCTCGATTGCTAATCTTGATACGACGAGCCAGGCAGTGCAGCTGGGAGAAGGATTGTTCACTCTGGCCTACGCGGTTGTTCTTCCGGGAATTTGGTATGGATATACCGTTGGCAAACGAATCTTAGGCGTTCGGGTCGTAAAAACGGACAATAAGGATGTTCACATTGGGACGATGTTGCTGCGAGAATTTGTCGGTGGCGTAATTTATGCTTTTACCCTCGGTATCGCTCTGGTTGTATCGATTTTTATGGTAGCTTTACGCCGCGACAAGCGGGCGATTCATGATTTTATCGCAGGCACTTATGTGACTTATCAGAAACCACAGAAGTAAGGAGGCGACTGCGACCCGGCGGTCGCTTTTTTCTTTCGTCATGAGCGGGGAGCGCTGGCGCATATACTAGACGAGCCCCATGATGGAAGGTGTGCTAGGATGAGCCAGCGTTCTCTGAAAACCTTTTCTTGGATAATGTTTGCCATCTACACGGTCGTGCTTTTATACATTACCACGTTCGCCTGGAACTATGGAGCGTCGCTCGGACCAGATGGCCCCGGGGGTCGTAATTATAATTTGATACCCTTTCGGAGTATTTATCGGATTGGTGTGTTTAGCCCTAGCTTGTGGGATCCTTTAAAAATTTTAATCGGAAACGTGCTTCTTTTCTTGCCGTTAGGTTTCTATTTGCCGCTGTTGCTTCGACGTTTGCGAAGCGTTGTGAAAGTGACGTTTGTCGGGATGTTCGTTTCATTCTTTATAGAACTTTACCAATTTACCTTTACGATGCGGGTAAGTGACATTGACGATCTTGTTTTGAACACCGCCGGGGTGTTTCTCGGGGCGGTCATGTATTTCGCGGGACGGAAATCGCTCCGCCGGATTGTGATTATTTTGCCGTCTGCTCCTTCTCCTTTACGACATAACGGTTCCATAGGCGGAAACAACCGTAAACGATAAGCAAAAAACTGCCGTAAAATAGAGCAACATATAATAAATCCGCAGGATTGCGTACGATCGTGCTTCCGACGGTGGCAAACAATATCATGGAGGGGATTTTACCCACTGAAGAAGCGACGGTGTAAGCCCAAAAACCAACGCGGCTGAGCGCGGAATAGATATTGACGATGATGGAAGGAACGATAGGGATCAGCCGTGTTAAAAAGATGGTCATAAAAGCGTTGCGCTCAAAGAGCATCGTCACCTTGGAGATAGCCTCGTACTTGCCGATGATTTTTAATCCCCAATCTTGGTATCCGAAACGTACGAACACAAACATAATAATGGATGCCATGGAAGATCCAAACCAAGTGATGAAACTTCCAAGAAAAGACCCATATATCGCCCCAAGGATCCCGCCGATAATCGGATAGGGGATAACCGGGAATAGCGACATGAGGGTGGCGAGAGCGGCCGTGATCACAATCGATTCCGTGCCGTGTTCATCGATCCAAATCGCGATCTCTTCGCCATATAGAAAGGCGGACACTGCAAGGGAAGCTAGAATGAGAAATACAAAAATTTTACGATACATCGGTTCACCTCGATCCTG harbors:
- a CDS encoding nucleotidyltransferase family protein — encoded protein: MMKILEAVRDLQLPDGWVSAGFIRSKIWDTLHGFRKRTPLPDVDVIYFDPENLDESEEKKREEHLRNVLPLVPWSVKNQARMHLVNDDPPYTSSVDAISKFPETATALGIKLDATGRVILAAPCGVEDVLQGAVRPTPFFRESEARLAVYRERVLKKNWAATWEMLDIWGGY
- a CDS encoding enoyl-CoA hydratase/isomerase family protein, with protein sequence MTNEVTFSTNEKGLATITLNRPKALNSLTIDMIVAIGEQLEAWREDDSIQVIIMEGAGEKGFCAGGDIKTLSEAQNGGEAFAKAREFFKEEYKVDLMVKEYPKPIVACLDGVVMGGGVGLTQGASHRIVTPRTKWAMPEMNIGFFPDVGAVHLLNQAPGHAGRYLALTSTTIKAADVLYIGAADHYVTELAKLLDQLSEIDWVNEKDPTGKLDHILAEQNRRPEEEATLASIQADIDHYFHADTVEGIVEKLESGDGAFATETRETLLSKSPLSEKVTLKHMIDSENKSLAETLEMDLVIAGRFLELDDFYKGVEAVIFKKNQSPDYTYKRLEDVSDAMVKRFFEAS
- a CDS encoding enoyl-CoA hydratase-related protein; amino-acid sequence: MANYEYVNVTTESFVTTVEIDHPPANTLSPDSVNELRGVFKTLSNDPDTRAIVLTGAGRFFVAGADIKKFTDAFDDAPKAEAIAKAGQDLCDEIEQSKKPVIAAINGAALGGGLEIAMACHYRFAAEEAVLGLPELKLGLIPSFGGTQRLRRYLGAATAMEYILTSKNMKADEAAELGLIQRVVPGESIRQDAYAFAEQLIEGKSMTSIERAVEVIMKGVDGSTEDSLELERQFFGELFCSDDGKEGVQAFIDKRTPNFRHS
- a CDS encoding NAD(P)-dependent oxidoreductase, whose product is MSQTVGFIGIGVMGKSMAKHILDAGYPVLVYTRTKAKADDLVASGATWKDSVQELASEADVVITMIGYPKDVEDVYFSENGLLAHMKKDATLIDMTTSKPSLAKKIAAAAKEKSGAALDAPVSGGDVGARNGKLVIMVGGDEDAYEQCLPLFETMGENIQHLGPAGSGQHTKMCNQIAVAASMIGAAEAMGYAKEAGLDQEKVLKSISTGAGGSWTLQNLAPRMLKEDFAPGFYVKHFIKDMEIAIEESEQMKEGLPGVELVKSLYDKLVEQGEENSGTQSIYKLW
- a CDS encoding TetR/AcrR family transcriptional regulator — its product is MSKREEILKAAAKTVSNVGIGNVTLEQVAEEAGISKGGLLYHFPSKQALLEGMVAYVFKRSNESIAEFEKAHDFSLSYVLSTLSDVDHRNDISTMDKSAIMAIANDRDLLAPMQQQYSEWMQRLRAENSEEAAVIIRLITSGLWFENLFDIHLRGNQDREHVLNVVKALMEEE
- a CDS encoding DMT family transporter, coding for MIYVVLFAAIVIASVGDAALKKSEGFQRLGPAFAGVMIYFLTFYLLSLIVTELPISVTYATWSGIGVILTAIVGVFVFKEKLNKKTALSMGVLIVGVVLLNV
- a CDS encoding DMT family transporter, translating into MGKYKGWILLIIAIIFEVIATTNVKLADGFTNTWPTVFVFLGLLGAIYFLSKSFIYIPLAVAYAVWVGVGTSGVALIGLFAFDETFGLSRIIGLVLVIIGVSAITLFLNEKDESGSKSLGKEF
- a CDS encoding 3-ketoacyl-ACP reductase — translated: MQSITGKTALITGAGRGIGRALAHAFAREGVHVALMGRTGANVENVANELAEYDVKTVSVQADVSNGGEVKDAVQQVKDTLGEIDILINNAGIGKFGRFLDLSEEDWRNVWDVNVMGIYHVTHAVLPDMVERQAGEIVNISSTSGLRGTVGSSAYSASKFAVLGLTESLMREMRQENIRVQAISPSKVITDFASDHNLSDGTEDSEHFMQAEDLADVVVSQLKLHPRMFVKNSELWATNPK
- a CDS encoding NRDE family protein, coding for MCLINFQWKAHKHYPLIIAANRDEFYERPTAPAHFWEDEPELLAGRDLVQKGTWLGITKQGKFAALTNFRDPQQIDPGKASRGEIVKQFLTEDWSPKEFVESLREHRESYTGYNVIAGTLDEMYHYNNVHNELNKVNPGAHGLSNDSLNTPWPKVIKGKQTLNVYATQASEIKTEPLFQMLSDTEQAPVEELPATGIDPDFERQLSPLFIHTENYGTRASTVLLIDNQKNVTFVERRFNEGVFTGEQSFSFRVSHS
- a CDS encoding sulfite exporter TauE/SafE family protein; translation: MIWELLFIFFIVLIGAFVQGASGFGLGLVVMGFLPFILTVKESTLLVLSFLAATALIILFKNYRSVQLKGLMMFVVASFAGRIISFFVLTTYGELDILRIWLGIFLIALVVYLYFNNKRNVSLKKINKLVPISLGMLNGFFGGLFAVGGTFLVIYCLYLYKEDKHRYTANVQIVTLITSSFSLLLHGVNGDFTLSFLFYFAIGIVSVIVGAVLGLRWFEKLPTYMIRTIAMILVLVAGLNLILFS